atagagagcccagaaatggacactcaactctatggtcaactaatctgcaacaaagcaggaaagaatgtccaatggaaaaaagatagcctcttcaacaaatggtgttgagaaaactggacagccccatgcagaagaatgaaaccggaccattttCTTAAccacacaaaaacagactaaaaatggatgaaggacctcagtgtgagaaaggaatccatcaaaatccttgaggagatcacaggcagcaacctcctcgacctcagccgcagcaacttcttcctaggaacaacaccaaaggcaagggaagcaagggcaaaaatgaactattgagacttgaAGAAGGTACAAGTACTGTGGTTTCATGCATAGTGTGCAAAGTGCCTGCAACAGAATAGAAAAGCTTTCAAACACTGTTTGCTAAATACATAAGTGAGTGAAAACATATAACTCCACAGGACTCTAGTTTTATGATTCTATCAAACACAACAAAGACCTTTCAAGAAgaacatttctaaataacacataGCTTGTCTGCAAACATGGGCCTGTTATTGTGATCCCAACAGTGAATCAATCACTTGGGGCTTTTCTGGCCCCAACACAATCCCCACATGATGCTGTGCATATTCTAAACATTAAAGACTGTGGTATCAGTGACTCACTTTTGCTATCAGGAAAGTAATTCTATTCTAAGGGCATTATACATTCCTGGGAGTGTCATGTATTGAGGCAATAATCCATTAGTTGGCTGACACATTATCTGAATCATTCCACCAGAAAAGGATGTCTTGAATGTCTCCTACAACCTTTAAATGTCTTGTTATGACATTCACACAATAGGATATCCTTAATTTAGACACATTCCTTCAGGGACAAGAGCAGGCCAACTTTTCCTGGCCTGTACCCACATGAAATTTGCTTGTAAGGCAAATTGAGATGGTGAATATAATTACAGAAGTTATATTTAACTCAGTGTGGACCTACTTAATGTTAATTGTTCATTGCATATCATTCTGTATATACCCCTTGAACTTATCACTTAGAAGCATTCTTTAgctatgattttaattttattatcttttaaactatgttcaattagccaacacatagtacatcattagtttttgatatagtatccaatgattcattagatgctaagattctcaattATGCTTTAAATGTATTGAAAAGAAGCTAAAaggcagtatttttaaaagttctagcCAACCAAATTAGACCAGTCTGCTTTCTTGTTTTTCAATTGGTGAAATTTCATTACATTATTTCTATGGAGACATTTTATAACTTAGTatcataatataatttaaaagatctTAAACATTGTTCAAATGTTTCCTCAAGCTCCAAAAACTTTTATTGAGTATGTAATATGTGCTAAGGACTTTGCTAGATGTGGAGGATTCAAAGAAGAACAACACTGTTGCAGCTCCATAGTCAAGATGGGTTGTACTCTTTGGGAATATCAAGGGACTAGAGCCAAAAAAGTGTTTGAAGGAGCAAGAGAAGGTATAAGAGAGTGCATCTGAGCTATGTTATTGCTAGATAAAGAAGAGCGAGTAGGTTTTCCAGGGCATTGGATGGAACTGCAAAGGGTGGAATCTGAAAAGTGTGGACTAGGGCTTGGAGCAATGAGGAAGATAAGAGAGTGACTGGATATGGGGTTAGAAAAGTAGGTGTGTGAAGGGTGTTGATGCCATGTTAATAAGTTTGGCATGTACCAATGCACACCAGGGTGTCAATAGCCTTTTATCGTGAAGCCTCACCCCAAAAATGGAAATGTCACACAAAATCTGGCAGAGgtaatcaaaagaaatgatagtTCAAAAGATATGTCTCTAGGCTAAACCAAATGCCCTGTTCATTTTAAAACttgattttatttgaaacatactaaaaagaagacaaaagtatCTTTAATAATCccaacattcaaaaaaaaattataaagtacaaaGTAAACGTCTCCCTAATGACTTCCCTCCCATCTCTAAATTAAATTGATGGCTATTGTCCCTGAACTTttcccatgttgatacaaatacttctatgtttatatatgtgtacaaACATACCGTGACCCCGATCCCAAGGAATCTTGtgctaaattcattcattcaataagtacTTATTAGAGGCTTTCTATATACCATGCACTGTTCAAGCAACTCAGCATGTAACACCAAGAGCTGACATTCTAGAAGGGCAACTAACAATTAGCAGAAGATGGAACATGGTGATTTCAAATAAAGGTAAGTGTTAGGAAGACAGTTTAAAAATAGAGTACATTACAGTAAGAGACGAAAATGTTCTTGAGATTGTGAGGTCACAGGGTGGCTTCTCTTGAGGAGGGGATGATCTGACCTGTGACGTGGATGATGCTGAGAGATACAGGTGCTAAGAAAAGGCTGCCTCAAAATGAGTCACTTTCACATGAACATCATTTTCAGTTAAAGGGAATCAGAACACAGCAAATTCCAGAAAAGTTCCTTATCTTCCCTTTAACACTGCTCGTAccagaaaaagaatattaatggTGATTCCGTTTCACTTAAGAAACTTATGTGCAAAATAAGGAAACCTATGTTTTTTAAACATCTCATCTCACCTTCCTAGGAGGTCTTCCTCCCCTTCATGTCTTCAGGCACCCACCCTCTACTTAGCTCATATAAGCAACATGTTGCCTTTGGAATTTCAATGTATCTTCAGATTGCCCATGTGTATaccataaaaatttattttcaccaGCTAATCTGCTTCATGAAAATTTGATACTTTGTGCACACACAAAGAactcaaaggaagagaaaatttgtTATCATTGACagcatccattttgagtttattgttgtgtactgtgtaagagaatggtcaaatttcattattctacatacagctgcccagttttcccaacacaatttattgaaaagactgtcttttttccactgtaaattttctgctgttttgtcgaagattatttgaccgtacagttgagggtccatatctgggctctttaatctgttccactgctctatgtatctgtttttatgccagtaccatgctgttttggtgatcacattAACAGCATCAACATTCTCTGGTATGttccacacaaacaaaaacatagagaTGTGGATCTATTTGATGTTCTAGGTCAAAAGACATCTATGGTAAAAGAAAACCAACTGAAAACACAATTACATTTATGACTAAGGGGAACTTAATTAAAGAAAAGTGTAGACATTCAAgtataatggaaatgttctatcaGGACAGGTGCGGGGATTACACGGATGGGCTTCTGAGTACGAACATGCACCACTATGGATGACTACACAAAGGATTTTTTAACTTCATTCTGTGTCAAGTCCACCAAATTCAGAAAATCAATCATAAAAGGCAAACAAGAAAGAGTGACGACATTATTTCTTTGTGAATAAATCTCTGTCCTTAACAAATTGTCATCTTGCCCACTTGGCCTTCAACTTAGTTAAATGACACTACTATGGGCTCTTCTGGATCTTTGCATGGCATGTTGCAGTTGTGTGTGTGGGCGGTGGGGGGTGCTTCCTATAATCGAAAAGCAGTGGTGAGGAACCTGACAGAGGCACTTGCTCAAAGCATGAACGAACAGAATAGAGGAGTACGTCTCTAAGGATGGTCCCTGGGACTTCAACATCAACGTCATCTGGGTACTTGTCAGAAATGCCAAACCTCAGGCTCCCCATGTAATCAGAACCTGGAGGATGTGTCCCGACATATTTAACAGGCCCTTCGGATGACTGCCGCATCCCAACGTTGGACTATCGCTAAGTAGAGCAGGCGAAACAGTAACTGAACAAAGTTACCTTGGCTAACATCCATTCCGATTTCCAGTggacaccccccacacccctacccacccacccccacacacacaaaatgtgctGTACCTTTCCCAGGTCTGGGAATAAATTCTGAGGAGAGGCACACTCGTATTTTGCTACATTTCCTTTCCGTTCTGTTGAAGAGTATTCTTAAATACGAACGACTTAAGAATGAAGATGAGGCGACGTCTTTCAGAATCTAAAGACCATCCAGAGAAAGGCAACACAAAGATATGTGACCGCAAACTTAACGCTTCCGGAACTACGAATCAGGGCAGGGGCGGGAACCATTCAGATAGTGGCCTGCCACGGCTTTAGGGTAGACAACGTGACCCAAAGACAGAAAGACCCCCCAGAAAACCCATTCCCGTGGCAGAGGTCAACAACGtcacacacacatagacagcTGTCCCCTTCCTCATTGCTCAACAGTGACCCATACTACAGGGCCTTTTCCTCCTGTCTCATGCCCCTTCCCACATGCCACCCTATGCACATGGAATTTCCTCCCCACTGACCATGGGAAGAAATGCACGACCAGAGATAGGTTGGCCCCGATCCCATCCTGCTAGGGGTTACacgaggggagaggaagaatgtaATTGCAAATGCCACCTATCAGGTAACAGCCCtctgcagaggaagaggagaagacagTGGTCCAGAAGATGCCAGTGGTGTGAGTCAGGAGGAAAAGCAGACCTGACAGAATTGATCCcatctagaaaagaaaatttgtgtcCCACGAGCTCAAACCATTACATAGGCAAACACTGCTGTGCCTCTGATAATTACTTAAATAATGGGTAAACAACAACAAGGAAGACGGGTTGACAAATCACCCGGTTTGGGCAGTATATAGAGGCCACGGCACGAGGACAGACACTTCCACACTCAAGACCTTCGCTTTCCTGGAAACCCACCCAGAACCTCCAGCCTCTGACACCATGGTCAACTCCTGTTGTGGCTCCGTCTGCTCTGACCAGGGCTGTGGCGAGGAGTCCTGCTGCCGCCCCAGCTGCTGCcagaccacctgctgcaggaccacctgctgccgccccagctgctgtgtgtccagctgctgccagccctcctgctgtggctccagctgctgcagGCCCAGCTGCTGCACCTCTAGCTGCTGCCGCCCCACCTGCTGCcagaccacctgctgcaggaccacctgctgccgccccagctgctgtgtgtccagctgctgccgcccctcctgctgtggctccagctgctgtgGTTCCAGCTGCTGCAGGCCCAGCTGCTGCATCTCTAGCTGCTGCCGCCCCTcctgctgtggctccagctgctgtggctccagctgctgcagGCCCAGCTGCTGCACCTCTAGCTGCTGCCGCCCCACCTGCTGCcagaccacctgctgcaggaccacctgctgccgcCCCAGCTGCTGTGTGTCCAGCTGCTGCCGCCCCTCCTGCTGCGGTTCCAGCTGCTGCAGGCCCagctgctgtggctccagctgctgccgccccacctgctgccagaccacctgctgcaggaccacctgctgccgcCCCAGCTGCTGTGTGTCCAGCTGCTGCCGCCCCAGCTGCTGTGTGTCCAGCTGCTGCCGCCCCAGCTGTTGCTAGAccacctgctgctccccaacCTGCTCTAGTGGCTTCTGCTGCTGAGGATCCTGGCCGGCACCCCGCTGTCTTTCAGCAACCAATCTTCCTCAGCTAGTCCCACTGAGCGCGGAATCGTGACAGGCCAA
This region of Mustela lutreola isolate mMusLut2 chromosome 15, mMusLut2.pri, whole genome shotgun sequence genomic DNA includes:
- the LOC131816181 gene encoding keratin-associated protein 4-12-like, whose amino-acid sequence is MVNSCCGSVCSDQGCGEESCCRPSCCQTTCCRTTCCRPSCCVSSCCQPSCCGSSCCRPSCCTSSCCRPTCCQTTCCRTTCCRPSCCVSSCCRPSCCGSSCCGSSCCRPSCCISSCCRPSCCGSSCCGSSCCRPSCCTSSCCRPTCCQTTCCRTTCCRPSCCVSSCCRPSCCGSSCCRPSCCGSSCCRPTCCQTTCCRTTCCRPSCCVSSCCRPSCCVSSCCRPSCC